The bacterium genome includes a region encoding these proteins:
- a CDS encoding ATP-binding cassette domain-containing protein encodes MPQIIADNIVKTFRVAQRTSGTWGAFKGLVRRNYQTVHALDGISFQIEPGELVGYVGPNGAGKSTTVKVISGILVPDSGMCEILGRVPWKQRVAHVRDIGVVFGQRTQLWWDLPVIESFDLLKDIYRVSNKEYLQTRNELVEILGLANLVDTPVRQLSLGQRMRCDLAAALIHSPSILFLDEPTIGLDAVSKLAVRDFIKRLNHQKGTTVILTTHDMDDIEALCSRIIVIGGGRILSDGTLDDLRISVSTERRLIVDLVDENSQISDPDAEVISREGSRVHMRFYPDRISPAELICRIAGKHAVQDLFIENPPIEEIIARLYRKIGR; translated from the coding sequence ATGCCACAGATTATTGCCGATAATATCGTCAAAACGTTTCGTGTCGCCCAACGAACCTCGGGCACGTGGGGAGCATTCAAAGGACTGGTACGGCGCAATTATCAAACCGTGCACGCCCTCGATGGCATCTCGTTCCAAATTGAACCGGGTGAACTGGTTGGTTATGTCGGTCCAAACGGCGCAGGTAAATCGACTACCGTAAAAGTGATTTCGGGAATTCTGGTTCCCGACTCGGGAATGTGTGAGATACTTGGTAGAGTCCCCTGGAAACAGCGTGTGGCACATGTACGCGATATAGGTGTTGTGTTCGGACAACGCACACAGCTTTGGTGGGATTTACCCGTAATCGAGTCTTTTGATCTGCTCAAAGATATCTACCGGGTCTCGAATAAAGAATATCTGCAAACAAGAAACGAACTCGTTGAGATTCTTGGTCTGGCAAATCTGGTAGATACGCCCGTCCGTCAGCTCAGTCTGGGTCAAAGAATGAGATGTGATCTTGCTGCAGCGCTCATTCACTCACCTTCAATTCTCTTTCTGGATGAACCTACAATCGGTCTGGATGCGGTCTCAAAACTCGCGGTTCGAGATTTCATAAAACGGCTGAACCATCAAAAAGGAACCACCGTAATCCTCACGACACATGACATGGATGATATTGAAGCCTTGTGCAGTCGGATAATCGTAATAGGCGGCGGACGCATCCTTTCTGACGGCACGCTTGATGATTTGCGCATCAGCGTCAGCACTGAACGCAGACTTATTGTGGATCTTGTTGATGAAAACAGCCAGATCAGCGACCCAGACGCCGAAGTTATCAGTCGGGAAGGCAGCAGAGTCCATATGCGGTTTTATCCTGATCGAATTTCGCCTGCGGAGCTTATATGCAGGATTGCAGGCAAGCATGCTGTGCAGGACTTGTTTATAGAAAACCCGCCGATTGAAGAAATAATCGCACGTCTCTATAGAAAGATAGGCCGATGA